A window of the Roseovarius sp. S88 genome harbors these coding sequences:
- the ccrA gene encoding crotonyl-CoA carboxylase/reductase — MALDTDTGIAPYEAPEKDLYELGELPPLGYVPKQMYAWAIRRERHGEPDKSFKVEVVDVPKLESHEVLVLVMAAGVNYNGVWAGLGEPISPFDGHGADYHIAGSDASGVVWAVGDRVKNWKVGDEVVIHCNQDDGSDTHCNGGDPMFSPTQRIWGYETPDGSFAQFTNVQAQQLMRRPKHLSWEESACYTLTLATAYRMIFGHHPHELKPGQNVLVWGASGGLGSFAIQLANTVGANAIGVISDEDKREFVMSLGAKGVINRKDFNCWGQLPKVNSPEYKEWFTEARKFGKAIWDITGKGNNVDMVFEHPGEATFPISTLVCKKGGMVVICAGTTGFNCTFDVRYMWMHQKRLQGSHFAHLAQASAANQLVIERRIDPCMSEVFPWEEIPDAHMKMMRNEHKPGNMAVLVQAPRTGLRTVEEVLEAGKS; from the coding sequence ATGGCTTTGGATACGGACACCGGCATCGCGCCTTACGAGGCGCCGGAAAAAGACCTTTACGAATTGGGCGAGCTGCCCCCACTGGGCTACGTGCCCAAGCAGATGTACGCCTGGGCTATTCGCCGTGAGCGCCATGGGGAGCCGGACAAGTCCTTCAAAGTCGAAGTAGTGGATGTCCCCAAGCTTGAAAGCCACGAAGTGCTGGTTCTCGTGATGGCAGCTGGCGTGAACTACAACGGTGTGTGGGCTGGTCTTGGGGAACCCATCAGTCCGTTTGACGGCCACGGGGCCGACTATCACATTGCAGGCTCGGATGCCTCAGGCGTGGTCTGGGCCGTTGGTGACCGCGTTAAGAACTGGAAAGTGGGCGATGAGGTTGTGATTCACTGCAATCAGGACGATGGCAGTGACACGCATTGTAACGGCGGCGACCCGATGTTCAGCCCGACCCAGCGGATCTGGGGTTATGAGACGCCAGATGGCTCGTTCGCGCAGTTTACCAACGTGCAAGCGCAACAGTTGATGCGTCGTCCCAAGCACCTGAGCTGGGAAGAAAGCGCGTGCTATACGCTCACGCTGGCGACGGCTTATCGCATGATCTTTGGTCATCATCCGCATGAGCTCAAACCAGGCCAGAACGTGTTGGTATGGGGTGCGTCTGGTGGTCTGGGGTCATTTGCGATCCAGTTGGCGAACACTGTAGGTGCCAACGCAATCGGTGTGATTTCGGACGAGGACAAGCGTGAGTTTGTCATGAGTCTGGGTGCCAAGGGTGTCATTAACCGCAAGGACTTCAACTGTTGGGGTCAGCTGCCCAAAGTGAATTCGCCAGAATACAAAGAGTGGTTCACCGAAGCGCGCAAGTTCGGCAAAGCGATCTGGGATATCACGGGCAAGGGCAACAATGTCGATATGGTGTTTGAACACCCCGGCGAAGCGACTTTCCCGATTTCCACGCTGGTGTGCAAAAAGGGTGGAATGGTCGTCATTTGTGCAGGCACCACCGGATTTAATTGCACTTTCGATGTGCGCTACATGTGGATGCATCAGAAGCGATTGCAAGGTTCTCACTTTGCCCATCTGGCGCAAGCCTCTGCAGCGAACCAGCTGGTGATTGAGCGCCGGATTGATCCATGTATGTCCGAAGTGTTCCCGTGGGAAGAAATTCCTGACGCGCATATGAAGATGATGCGCAATGAGCATAAGCCCGGAAACATGGCGGTGTTGGTGCAAGCGCCGCGCACCGGGTTGCGGACTGTGGAAGAAGTGCTTGAGGCGGGTAAATCTTAA